From Pontibacter actiniarum, a single genomic window includes:
- a CDS encoding chorismate-binding protein, producing MGTATRVFTLQDTFRAAIAGQKAVAVWRLPNTDSTQACVQLGPGYATGQPQLERSPFGFLFCPFQPTAQHHNTFIRADVYFDGSTAPPVVADGVPEEEMEKFYRLLNEESKAGWHTVPATQQHFQTAQGFTTAVTKAVEQIQAETMEKVVLSRTKQEALPAGFSPIAAFEAMAAAYPRAFVSLVSVPGVGTWMGASPEILVSINEQQVFHTMALAGTQPVVANVADAIWRQKEIEEQAMVERYILSCFKKLRLREYTEIGPRTVIAGNLMHLRTDFRVDMKEVHFPTLGTDMLELLHPTSAICGLPKAPALEFILAHEGYDRSYYSGYLGPVSGPTGSHLYVNLRCMELQESEAILYAGAGITAESDPQKEWQETEHKMQTMRKVLELLSD from the coding sequence ATGGGTACAGCAACCCGAGTTTTTACGTTACAAGATACCTTCAGAGCAGCCATCGCCGGGCAAAAGGCGGTGGCTGTTTGGCGCTTGCCAAACACCGATAGCACGCAGGCCTGCGTGCAGCTGGGGCCCGGTTACGCCACCGGGCAACCGCAGCTTGAGCGCAGCCCCTTCGGCTTCCTTTTCTGCCCTTTCCAGCCCACGGCACAGCACCATAATACCTTTATAAGGGCTGATGTATACTTTGACGGCAGCACTGCACCCCCCGTGGTAGCAGACGGTGTGCCGGAGGAGGAAATGGAGAAATTTTACCGGTTGCTTAACGAGGAAAGCAAAGCCGGCTGGCACACCGTGCCGGCAACGCAGCAGCACTTCCAGACGGCGCAGGGGTTTACCACTGCCGTTACCAAGGCGGTGGAGCAGATACAGGCCGAGACGATGGAAAAGGTGGTGCTTTCCCGTACCAAGCAGGAAGCGTTACCGGCAGGCTTCTCTCCCATAGCCGCTTTCGAGGCCATGGCCGCTGCCTACCCCAGGGCCTTTGTTTCGCTGGTTTCCGTACCGGGTGTGGGCACCTGGATGGGCGCCTCTCCCGAGATACTGGTCAGCATTAACGAGCAGCAGGTGTTCCACACCATGGCATTGGCGGGCACGCAGCCAGTGGTCGCCAACGTAGCAGATGCTATCTGGCGGCAAAAGGAAATAGAAGAGCAAGCCATGGTGGAGCGCTACATCCTGAGCTGCTTTAAAAAGCTTCGCCTCCGCGAGTACACCGAAATCGGGCCGCGCACCGTAATAGCAGGTAACCTGATGCACCTGCGCACAGACTTCAGGGTGGATATGAAGGAAGTTCACTTCCCGACGCTGGGCACCGACATGCTGGAGCTGCTACACCCGACCTCTGCCATCTGCGGCTTACCGAAAGCGCCCGCGCTGGAGTTCATACTTGCCCACGAAGGCTACGACCGCAGCTATTACAGCGGCTACCTGGGCCCCGTTAGCGGCCCCACGGGCTCGCACCTCTATGTAAACCTGCGCTGCATGGAGCTACAGGAGTCTGAGGCAATTCTGTATGCCGGGGCAGGTATCACCGCAGAGTCTGACCCGCAGAAGGAGTGGCAGGAAACAGAGCACAAAATGCAAACGATGCGGAAAGTTTTAGAGCTTTTGAGTGATTGA